The DNA window GGTGAACTTAGACTGTAAGTTGGATCTTAAGCAAATCGCGTTGCAAGCTCGAAATGCTGAATATAACCCCAAGGTGTGTTATAGGCTGTTTATAATTGCTATATATAAAGTTTGTTTATTTGCTAATTCGAAGTCATATTCGTGCAGCGTTTTGCTGCCGTTATTATGAGAATCAGGGAGCCGAAAACTACCGCGTTGATTTTTGCTTCCGGAAAGATGGTACGTCCCAGAAATGATTCTGGTTGAATGCTGATTTTAGCTCGTTTTTTATTGTTAGGCTGTGTTTGGGCTAGGTTGTTAGTAGATGTGTATGTACAGTTAGTTAGTTGCTGAATTTGTGTACATAGGACATTTTGATGTGATTTTATGCATACTTTGATCAATTGGGATATGGGAAGTGAAATTGTTTCTAAGCATTATTTAGCGAGGATTGTGTTCTTGGCAGTTGAGTATAGTTTGTACATTTTTGTAGTTATCAACATATGCAGTGGTTGCATTCTTTTGTCCTATTTTTATCTTTGTTGAAGGTCCGTTCTTGTTTTTTCAGGTGTGCACTGGTGCTAAAAGTGAACAACAGTCTAAATTGGCCGCAAGAAAGGTCTTACTGCTCCTTTAACTACTTTATCCATTAACATGAATTTGGAGTAGTTATCTGACGTGATATTTGTTCTCTAGTATGCTCGCATTATTCAAAAGCTTGGGTTTCAAGCCAAGTTTAAGGTATTGACACCCGAAACTCCTTTTTTTATCCGTCTATTGACATTTGAGTAATGAAAATAGTAACAACTATGTCATTCAACAAAACCCGATGAAGAAGAAAGTCGGGCTGATTGCAAAATTTAGTCGAAAAAGATTGACAATATTCTGAAATATAAGTTGAGTGGAGAGTCAAACCTCACTTAGTGAATGGGTAGGCAATATGccaccaaaacccgtagcaccACGGTCCGGATTTGTTCGTGACAAAGACACAGGCATGCATCTGGACAGTAGAAATTACATAGTTTTCTTggttttctttccttttttgtCATGTTTTTTTGGAACCTCTCACCTCTTTGTTGACATATTCTTATTGTATTTGCCAGGATTTCAAGATCCAGAATATAGTTGGTTCCTGTGACGTTAAATTCCCAATCAGACTTGAGGGCCTGGCCTATTCTCATGGTGCTTTCTCAAGTGTTAGTAACAAAAGTTTCTCTTAAGTTTAATACGCGATGTATTGTACTTGAGGTTACTCTTTGGTGTCATTCAGTATTTATTATCCTTGTTACTTTGTGTAGTATGAACCCGAGCTCTTTCCAGGCTTGATTTATAGGATGAAACAACCGAAAATAGTGCTCCTCATTTTTGTCTCTGGAAAAATTGTCATAACAGGAGCAAAGGTGAGTTCCAAAACTTATGTTCTACTAAAAGATGTATACTGCCCTGGTAGTTCTGCTTGGTAACATTTTGTTTTCAGGTGAGAGAGGAAACGTATACAGCGTTTGAGAATATATTTCCTGTCCTTAGTGAATTCCGGAAGGTTCAACAATGGTATTCTCTTTCTCCAATTCATGGTTATTGAATGGAAACGTTGAAATGGATGTAGAAATATGAAACGgcgaaataatattatttacaaGAATAGGCTATAAATATGAAGTTTTGTAGTTATGAAAGTGTCGAAAACGGAAATGAAATGCTTAAATGTAGTTTTGTTCCACAAGACACAATCCCTGTGCTTGCAAGTCACCTTTTTTTTTGGGCTTCTGTTGCAGATATATGTTTgagatgggggggggggggtgttTAAGGGCTGTCGTGGATGTGGCTGTTTCGGTGGATGGTTTCAAGTGTGCTGTAAGGAGATTAGTCGGCTAGCTGCCAGTTATCGAACCCTTACCCTGTGGATAATTTTCTTCTTCTCAATGCGGATGCAGTAACAGGGTCAATCAGCTCTAATTGTAAATACTCATTTCAGTGGAACTGAGTTAGGGGTGGTGGAGGTGGTTGAAGTTGGCAGAGGACATGTTCATGTTTCAACTTTGTTAACATCAGAAGAAGGCCTAATAATCTAGACAATCACATAAACTCCACGAAATGCctgttgtttttattaattataaactaaaaaaattagttcTGTTAATTGTAATTTTGATTTCCTTGAACTCAATTGTTGTCAATTACGTTGAGTTTGATTTTGACAGTGTGATAGTTTAGTGAAATCCatcttaattgattaaaaatttaGAAGACAATGAATAAGATTCAACTGTGGATTTGATTAAACCAAACCTTAATTTGTGCTAATTAATGGTCTGAAGATTTTTTGTCAGTTGCTTGCTAAATACTAAAAGGATAAATGTGTCAATGTTCTGTAGAAATATAAAGGATAAAATGGCAAAATTGTCATTTAAGAAAGAGCAAaccaaaaagatatttgaaGTTGCAAAAAGAAGCACAAGTTAGAACTAACATGTGGCATCAGTTTCTTCCGTAATAAgaattttctttgatttttcttttgcttcCGTTTTCAAGAAACAACATATTATGTACTAAAACACAGCACTACTCATTTATAAAGTCTGTTTAAAGGGTCTGCAAAAGTTGATGGCTCAATTCACAGCACAGGGTCGTTTGAAACTGCTATTTAACAGTGATGGGATTCGGTATAAGCTTATTGGCAATGGATTTGCTGGTGGGTTGAGATCATTTCAGCTACAAAAGGGTGGTAAAGCCAGGTACAATGGTTCAAGCACGAGGCTTTATGCTTCTTTGAGAAGGAAATCTGAACTTTTGAATGCAGAAGCAAGCCTCAATTCTATGGAGGAGACTGATAGTGATGAGAGTGAAGATTATGATAGTGAGTTTGAAATAGATGAATTAGCTTGCTTTAGAGGCCTTGTTTTGGATATCTCTTACAGGTCATTTCTCTCATTTTCTCATCACTTTATCTTCTTGTTAGTTGGCTTTTTGCAGGTTCTTGGAATCTTAATGTTCTGGGTTAGCCATTTTTGCAGATAAA is part of the Mercurialis annua linkage group LG3, ddMerAnnu1.2, whole genome shotgun sequence genome and encodes:
- the LOC126675090 gene encoding TATA-box-binding protein 2 encodes the protein MAEQLGGLEGSQPVDVSKHPSGIVPTLQNIVSTVNLDCKLDLKQIALQARNAEYNPKRFAAVIMRIREPKTTALIFASGKMVCTGAKSEQQSKLAARKYARIIQKLGFQAKFKDFKIQNIVGSCDVKFPIRLEGLAYSHGAFSSYEPELFPGLIYRMKQPKIVLLIFVSGKIVITGAKVREETYTAFENIFPVLSEFRKVQQ